One part of the Saprospiraceae bacterium genome encodes these proteins:
- a CDS encoding DUF4295 family protein, whose protein sequence is MAKVSKNARVAQRAANAGSGRDHVKVIKSIKDPVTGKYTYKELIIHKDKVKDFFEQSK, encoded by the coding sequence ATGGCTAAAGTATCAAAAAACGCACGGGTTGCTCAAAGAGCTGCAAATGCAGGGTCCGGAAGGGATCATGTAAAAGTGATTAAGTCTATTAAAGATCCGGTTACTGGTAAATATACCTACAAGGAATTGATTATACATAAAGATAAAGTCAAGGACTTTTTCGAACAGTCTAAATAA
- the rpmG gene encoding 50S ribosomal protein L33: MAKKSKGNRQQIILECTEHKTSGLPGTSRYVTEKNRKNTPDRLEIKKYNPILKKYTVHKEIK, encoded by the coding sequence ATGGCTAAGAAATCAAAAGGCAACAGACAACAAATAATTTTGGAATGTACAGAACATAAAACAAGTGGCTTGCCGGGCACTTCGAGATATGTAACGGAGAAAAACCGAAAGAATACTCCAGATAGATTGGAAATAAAAAAGTATAACCCTATACTTAAAAAATACACTGTTCACAAAGAAATTAAATAG
- a CDS encoding S8 family serine peptidase — MKFNFYLIILTFLTNSLYSQNSILAHRYTVSLKPGVTSFKESNTSSRNSVIKNIEYLNSYQNILSISFYDDLNPEEESQYLKKHPDILNFQAVVNFKQRGCNPNDSAYLAQYNMELMKFDEIWCYATSGLSPFGDTIVVGAIDNGFSYWLTDMIPNIYANRLEIPDNGKDDDLNGYRDDYYGLNAKISSEGDNHQGDTHGTEVISVIGAKGNNRVGISGTNQNIKILLCSANSSDELVKCYHYFVKMKRDYLNSGGNKGAFIVSSNLSAGFDAFPDDLPLVCQAYDSLGNVGILNAVATINENENIDIVGDVPGLCPSSSLIVVTNTNRSDQKVTDAGYSKVNVDLGACGEGIPMLDISGNIREESGCSFSSPHVAGAISLLYQFCPKLTTLNKTKPQSAVSVLHDILLNCGDPLSSLKDVTKSGNRLNIYKALVCLNNYCQDSITDKRPVVLYNNFGSGPVKLKFTPEQFGKYNLFIYNNLGQFIQKQEIKYTPDEDYYFLIDINSWPPGVYHVYIEGLDLKWGESLIKI; from the coding sequence ATGAAGTTCAATTTTTACTTAATAATTTTGACTTTTCTAACAAATAGCCTTTATAGTCAAAATTCCATTTTAGCCCATCGATATACCGTTTCCCTTAAACCAGGTGTAACTTCATTCAAGGAGTCAAATACATCCAGTAGAAATTCGGTTATAAAAAATATTGAGTATTTAAATAGTTATCAAAACATATTATCCATTAGCTTTTATGATGACTTGAATCCAGAAGAAGAAAGTCAGTATTTAAAAAAGCATCCAGATATTTTAAATTTTCAAGCTGTTGTAAATTTCAAACAACGAGGTTGCAATCCAAATGACTCTGCATATTTGGCTCAATACAATATGGAGCTTATGAAATTTGACGAAATCTGGTGCTATGCTACATCTGGCTTAAGCCCTTTTGGGGATACCATAGTGGTAGGTGCAATTGATAATGGATTTAGCTATTGGCTTACTGACATGATTCCAAATATTTATGCAAATCGACTAGAAATACCTGATAATGGGAAAGATGACGATTTGAATGGGTACCGTGATGATTACTACGGTTTAAATGCTAAAATTAGTTCTGAAGGAGATAACCATCAAGGAGATACTCATGGCACAGAAGTGATTTCTGTAATCGGTGCAAAAGGAAATAATAGAGTTGGTATTAGTGGAACAAATCAAAATATTAAAATCTTATTATGCTCTGCAAATTCATCTGATGAATTAGTAAAATGTTATCATTATTTTGTTAAAATGAAACGGGATTATTTAAATTCTGGAGGCAACAAAGGTGCATTTATTGTAAGTTCTAATCTATCCGCCGGTTTTGATGCATTTCCCGATGATTTACCATTAGTTTGTCAAGCGTATGATAGTTTAGGGAATGTTGGAATCTTAAATGCAGTAGCCACTATAAATGAGAATGAAAATATTGATATTGTAGGTGATGTCCCTGGTTTATGCCCTAGTTCTTCATTAATCGTTGTTACCAACACAAACCGTTCTGATCAGAAAGTTACAGATGCAGGATATAGCAAAGTTAATGTTGATTTAGGTGCTTGTGGGGAGGGTATTCCGATGTTAGATATTTCCGGAAATATCCGGGAGGAATCAGGGTGTTCCTTTTCGAGTCCACATGTGGCTGGTGCCATCTCTTTATTATATCAATTTTGTCCAAAACTGACCACTTTAAATAAAACAAAGCCACAGTCTGCAGTATCTGTATTGCACGACATACTTCTTAATTGTGGAGATCCTTTGTCAAGTTTAAAAGATGTAACTAAATCTGGAAACCGATTAAATATTTATAAAGCTTTAGTTTGTCTAAATAATTATTGCCAAGACAGTATAACAGATAAGCGACCGGTCGTCTTATATAATAATTTTGGATCAGGTCCTGTAAAATTGAAATTCACACCGGAGCAATTTGGAAAATATAACTTATTCATTTACAATAACTTAGGTCAATTTATTCAGAAGCAAGAAATAAAGTATACCCCAGATGAAGATTATTATTTTTTAATTGATATAAATTCTTGGCCACCCGGTGTTTATCATGTTTATATCGAAGGATTAGATCTAAAATGGGGTGAAAGCCTAATAAAAATATAA
- the rpmB gene encoding 50S ribosomal protein L28 has protein sequence MSKVCDLTGTKPMYGNNVSHSNRKTRRRFNPNLQKKSFFIPETKEWVDLKVTAKALRTIDKLGLYAFIKKLAKKHTN, from the coding sequence ATGTCTAAAGTATGCGATTTAACCGGAACGAAGCCAATGTATGGCAATAACGTTTCCCACTCGAATAGAAAAACACGTAGAAGATTTAACCCAAATCTTCAAAAAAAATCATTTTTTATTCCTGAAACAAAAGAATGGGTTGATTTAAAAGTAACAGCTAAAGCATTGCGCACCATTGATAAATTAGGTTTATACGCATTTATCAAAAAATTAGCTAAAAAACACACTAACTAA